TTGGTCTCCCACCCAATtcctaaccagggctggccctgcttagcagcCAAGCTCAGGCTGGATATAAGATTATTACATTTGatcattatatttatattgtatttctttgtatATTAGGGTGTTTAGGCAAGAAGGAAACTCAAACAAaagcaattattattaatattattatttctgcaattatatatatatatatatatatatatatatatatatgagtgtttagggaagtcatgctccccatgctctattccgctttggttagaccacacctggaatactgtgtccaattctgggcaccacaattcaagagagatattgacaatctggaatgtgtccagaggagggcgactaaaatgatcaagggtctggagaacaagccctatgaggagtggcttaaggagctgggcatgtttagcctgaagaagagaaggctgagaggagatatgatgagggccatggataaatatgtgagaggaagccacagggaggagggagcaagcttgttttctgcttccatggagactaaagggtctggagaacaagccctatgaggagcggcttaaggagctgggcatgtttagcctgaagaagagaaggcagagaggagatatgatagccatgtataaatatgtgagaggaagccacagggaggagggagcaagcttgttttctgcttcattggagactaggacgtggaacgatggctttaaactacaagaaaggagattccatctgaacacgaggaagaacttcctgactgtgagagccgttcagcagtggaactctctgccctggagtgtggtggaggctccttctttggaagcttttaaacagaggctggatggccatctgtcaggggtgatttgaatgcaattttcctgcttcttggcagaatggggttggactggacggcccatgaggtctcttccaactctttgattctatgattctatgattctaaaggaaCTCAAATGGGTCAAAAATATAAAGCAAGTTTTGTTCTTTTTgcgattattattaatattattttttctgcaattatatatatagagagagtgttCAGGCAAGAACTCAAATAGGTCAAAAATATAAAGCAATTATTGATCTTTTtgcaattattataatatatattatatttattatattatatattagagtGTTTAGGCAAGAAAAGAACACAAATAGATCAAAAATATAATGCAATTATTGTTCTTTTtgcaattactattattatttctgcaattatgattatatatatatatatatatatatatatatatatattagagtgTTTAGGCAAGAAAAGAACTCAAATGGGTCAAAAATATAAATCAATTATTGTTctttttgcaattattattaatattattatttctgcaattATTATGTATAGAGTGTTCAGGCAAGAACTCAAATAGGTCAAAAATATAAAGCAATTATTGATctttttgcaattattattattacttctgcaattattattatatatattatatttattatattatatattagagtGTTTAGGCAAGAAAAGAACTCAAATAGGTCAAAAATATAAAGCAATTATTGTTCTTTttgtaattattaatattatttctgcaattattatatttaatatatatatttatatgactGTTTAGACAATAAAGGAACTAAATAGGTCAGAAATAAAAAAGCAATTATTGTTctttttgcaattattatttctgctctctctctctatatatatatatattagtgttTAGGCACGAAAGAAACTCAAATAGGTCaaaaatttcttccttctttccttttatctatctatccatccaaccttccttctttctatcaaCCCACCaatccatcttcctatctatccatccatccatccatccatccttttatcTATTCTTCATTCcacctatccacccacccacccacccacccatctatctatctatctactcatctatttacctatctttccttccttccttctattcatcctcctatctatccatccatccatccgctccatgcagtcatgccggccacatgaccttggagatgtctacagacaacgctggctcttcggcttagcaatgagatgagcaccaacccccagagtcggacatgactagactgaatgtcagggggaaaTATCTTCTGGACTTCCTTTAAGAGTTAGTTTGGATATCTGTCTAACCTAtctacctgcctatctatctatctagccttccttccttctatccattctcccttccttccttttatccatccatccttccttctttccttttatctatccatccatctttccttccttccatccatcatctgtctatccacccacccacccacccatccatcttcctctctctctctctctctctttccttccttcctttgatccatccaccttctatctttccttacatccatccatctattcatcctcctatctaatctctctatctctctatctctctatctatctctctatctctctctctctctatctatctatctatctatctttccttccatccatccatccatctattcatcttcctatctatctatctatctatctatctatctatctatctatctatctttccttccttccattgatcCATCCACCTatttttctatctttccttccatccatctattcatctttctatctatctatctttctttcctttcttccttcctttgatccATCCaccttctatctttctatctttccgtccatccatccgtctattcatctatctatctatctatctatctatctatctatctatctatctatctatctatctttccttccttccttccttccttccttccattgatcCATCCACCTTCTACCTTTCcttacatccatccatctattcatctatctatccttccttccttcctttgatccatccaccttctatctttccttccttccatccatccatctctctatcatctatctatctttccttccttcctaccttccttccattgatccatctacctatctatctatctatctatctatccttccttccatccatccatccatccacctctctctctctctctctctctctatccatccgctccatgcagtcatgccggccacatgaccttggaggcgtctatggacaacgccggctcttcggcttagaaatggagatgagcaccaatacccagagtctgtctgtctgtctacctacctacctacctacctacctacttgcCTACCTATCtgcctatctttctatctatctgcctatcaaTCTATctgcatatctctctctctctccatgcctGTCTGTTTGAATGGAAGGCAGCTTCCTGCCTGCAGGTCCGCCTTTAAGAGCCATGGGGGAGCCCCTCCCTGTCAGCCCCGCCCCCGGCTGCcccgaactacatctcccagcgcGCCTTGCAGCGGAGTTATGTAAGTTTCTCCCTGGAAGAGGGCAGGCGGgcgagaagaagagaaagagaggaggggggaagaggaggagaaaagaaagccaggtgcccccctctttccccccggttgcttccttcctccctccctggcctTGGGAGAGTTCTCCTCCGCGTCCtcgtctccctcctcctcctcctcccgcgcCAAACCCGCATTAGGGGCGGGATTCCCGTCCGCACGctttgcaagagagagagagagagaagggaaggccctggttgtgatcctcagagGCTGGCTGCTGCTGTTTCCTTGGCCTGGTCTGCCTTGGCTGCACCAGTTGCATTCTTGGCCCCCTGTTGGAGCTCGGCTGCATCGGTTGCCTCGGGCCTTGGACGGGCCTTTCCTCCAGGATGTCTTCCTCGGGGCAGACGTCACGCCGGCAGTGGTGCTACCTGTGCGACTTGCCCAAGATGCCCTGGGCCATGATCTGGGACTTCAGCGAAGCCGTCTGCCGGGGCTGCGTCAACTTCGAAGGCGCCGACCGCATCGAATTCCTCATCGAGACTGCCCGGCAGCTGAAGAGGAACCACGTCTTGCAGGAAGGCCGCTCGCCAGGTCCCCAAGGTGCCAAGCATGCCAAGGACGGTGGCGGCGGTGCCGGCGGAAGCGGCGGTGGCATGGCATCCTTGGAAAGATACGAGCGGGGTAGTGGGCGACTCTCCGGTGGCGAATACGCCCTCAGCCCGCGCTTGCCCAACGGTTTGGCCCGCGGCTCCGGCTCTGACGAGGGCGAAGGAAGCCGGCAAAGTCCCACGGCACGCCGGGCGCTGCTTGGCCCGGTGCCCCCCAATTTGGTGCCGCAAGGGCTGATGGCCGGACCCCAAGGTCTCTTAGCCGCCGTCTCCGGATTGGGGGCTCGTCCGGGAATCATGGCGTCGCCGATGTTAGGCGATTTAGGCAAGCCGGCGAGGTTGGTGTACGGCGACTACGAGAAGGAGAAGCAGCGCAACAGCGAGTGTTTGGCGGAGCTGAACGAGGCTATGCGGGGCCGGGCGGAGGAGTGGCACGGCAAACCCAAGGCGGTGCGCGAGCGGCTGATGGCGCTCTACGGCTGCGCCCCCTTCAACGTGCGCTTCAAGAAGGACCACTCACTCGTCGGGAGGATCTTCGCCTTCGACGCCACTCCTCGGCCCAGCTACGAGTACGAGCTCAAGCTCTTCACCGAGTATCCGTGCGGCTCCGGCAACGTCTACGCCGGCGTTTTAGGAGTGGCCAAGCAGATGTTCCAGGATTGCCTCAAGGAGCCCGGGAAAGTAATCTCGTCGGGGTATAAGTATCTCGAATACGAGAAGTGCCACGGCTCCAACGAGTGGCGCCTCCTCGGCGAGCTGTTCACCGAAAACGTCCGCTTCTTCCGAGAGCCGCCCTCGGCGGAGACGATGCCGCAGCAATACCTCGACAGCAACTGCGCCATGCCGCCCAGCCTCCTGCTCAGGGCTGTGCCGCCCTCGCGGGCCGTGATGCGCAGGCGCAAAGCCTCCCCCGAGCCGGAAGGAGAGCTGTCCGGAAAAATGACCGGCGAGGAGCAACAGCAGAGGCAGCACTGGTTGGCGCAGAGTTCAGCCGGTGGCATGTATCCCTCTGGCATGGCACACTTGCCAACGTCGGCGGTGTCGGAGGGCTCCTTGCGCAACGACCCCTCGCCCATCACGGCTCTGAAGAACGTGGCCGACACCTTGGGGAATAAAGAGGTCAATCCGGTGCACTCCACCACCGCCCGGCAAAACAGCGCCAGCCCGGCTTCGCCCGCCGCATCCGGC
The sequence above is a segment of the Anolis sagrei isolate rAnoSag1 chromosome Y, rAnoSag1.mat, whole genome shotgun sequence genome. Coding sequences within it:
- the LOC132782090 gene encoding interferon regulatory factor 2-binding protein 1, which translates into the protein MSSSGQTSRRQWCYLCDLPKMPWAMIWDFSEAVCRGCVNFEGADRIEFLIETARQLKRNHVLQEGRSPGPQGAKHAKDGGGGAGGSGGGMASLERYERGSGRLSGGEYALSPRLPNGLARGSGSDEGEGSRQSPTARRALLGPVPPNLVPQGLMAGPQGLLAAVSGLGARPGIMASPMLGDLGKPARLVYGDYEKEKQRNSECLAELNEAMRGRAEEWHGKPKAVRERLMALYGCAPFNVRFKKDHSLVGRIFAFDATPRPSYEYELKLFTEYPCGSGNVYAGVLGVAKQMFQDCLKEPGKVISSGYKYLEYEKCHGSNEWRLLGELFTENVRFFREPPSAETMPQQYLDSNCAMPPSLLLRAVPPSRAVMRRRKASPEPEGELSGKMTGEEQQQRQHWLAQSSAGGMYPSGMAHLPTSAVSEGSLRNDPSPITALKNVADTLGNKEVNPVHSTTARQNSASPASPAASGQHRLVPRNGEPGQATTTSSSSSSSSSSSGAHSSGGVEPSGTQSAPDSSGGASSAPLCCTICHERLEDTHFVQCPSVPGHKFCFPCSRDFIKAQGAAGEVYCPSGEKCPLVGSNVPWAFMQGEIATILAGDVKVKKERDP